From a single Mycolicibacterium mengxianglii genomic region:
- a CDS encoding cupin domain-containing protein, whose protein sequence is MLNRCIATDAGSFATQYWGRQPLLSPSGSLPRDFSDLLSGPMVDELIAERGVRAPFIRMASHGDLLARDCYLGPAGFGAEMPDQVDSAKVLAQFAAGATIVLQGLHRLWPPLIDFVREMVADIGHPAQANAYITPPTSRGFDPHYDVHDVFVLQVQGEKRWLVHEPVHQDPLTTQPWTDHRAAITERVREDAAIDRVLAPGDSLYLPRGWIHSAEALDNTSIHLTIGVAPLTVLDVVHAVVDTLATVGEFRTSLPMGIDPTDRGSMAAIATKVMAEVTDTVQHRATDISEGSATRLSQRHAQRTRPVAVRPLESLAAAEHAGFHPVEWRRGLVAHVDHHADRVVLRLPDRTITFPALCSPALDALHHGLVADATSLPGLDQDDAAVLIRRLLREAVVIPAKQPEHPTRTSRG, encoded by the coding sequence ATGCTGAACCGCTGCATTGCTACCGATGCTGGGTCGTTCGCGACCCAGTATTGGGGCCGTCAGCCGCTGCTGAGTCCGTCCGGTTCGCTGCCCAGGGACTTCAGCGACCTTCTATCGGGACCGATGGTCGATGAACTGATCGCCGAGCGTGGCGTACGCGCGCCGTTCATTCGGATGGCGTCACACGGCGACCTGCTCGCCCGGGACTGCTATCTGGGGCCGGCCGGCTTCGGGGCCGAAATGCCCGACCAGGTGGACTCGGCCAAAGTCCTGGCCCAATTCGCCGCTGGCGCAACCATTGTGCTGCAAGGACTACACCGGTTGTGGCCACCGTTGATCGACTTCGTTCGTGAGATGGTTGCCGATATCGGGCACCCGGCGCAGGCCAATGCCTACATCACCCCGCCCACCAGTCGCGGTTTCGATCCACACTACGACGTCCATGATGTTTTCGTCCTGCAGGTGCAGGGAGAAAAGCGCTGGCTCGTGCACGAGCCCGTACACCAGGATCCTCTGACAACACAGCCGTGGACCGACCACCGCGCCGCGATCACCGAGCGCGTCCGCGAGGATGCAGCGATCGACCGCGTGCTCGCACCCGGGGACTCGCTGTACCTGCCGCGGGGGTGGATCCACTCGGCCGAGGCACTCGATAACACCTCGATCCACCTGACTATCGGCGTTGCACCGCTGACCGTCCTCGACGTCGTCCACGCCGTGGTGGACACACTTGCCACCGTGGGCGAATTCAGGACTTCACTGCCGATGGGGATCGATCCCACCGACCGCGGCTCGATGGCGGCGATTGCAACCAAAGTGATGGCCGAAGTCACCGACACAGTCCAGCACCGTGCTACCGACATCAGTGAAGGTAGCGCCACCCGGTTGTCACAACGGCACGCGCAACGCACGCGACCCGTCGCTGTCCGGCCGTTGGAATCACTGGCGGCCGCCGAGCACGCAGGTTTCCACCCGGTGGAATGGCGCCGCGGTCTCGTCGCCCACGTCGACCACCACGCCGACCGGGTAGTCCTCCGCCTACCAGACCGAACGATCACGTTTCCGGCACTGTGCAGCCCGGCACTTGACGCCCTCCATCACGGGCTCGTTGCCGATGCAACGTCGCTGCCCGGGCTTGATCAGGACGACGCGGCGGTACTGATACGACGGTTGCTTCGCGAGGCTGTGGTGATCCCGGCAAAACAGCCGGAACACCCGACGCGTACGAGCCGGGGATGA
- a CDS encoding BatC protein, translating to MALTDDDISTSGAGGEGPADGGSNPAGHDGGADGTAGGEGPADGGSNPEGHDGGADGTAGGEGPADGGSNPEGHDGGADGTA from the coding sequence ATGGCACTCACAGACGACGACATCTCCACCTCAGGCGCCGGCGGCGAAGGGCCCGCCGACGGCGGTTCGAACCCGGCAGGCCATGACGGCGGAGCCGACGGAACAGCAGGAGGCGAAGGTCCCGCCGACGGCGGCTCGAATCCCGAAGGCCACGACGGCGGAGCCGACGGAACAGCAGGAGGCGAAGGTCCCGCCGACGGCGGCTCCAATCCCGAAGGCCACGACGGCGGAGCCGACGGAACAGCGTGA
- a CDS encoding SDR family NAD(P)-dependent oxidoreductase, whose translation MNRLTDKKIVITGAASGIGRAAATLMVQEGASVLIADLDQDAAARAAVELSDGAGGRAVGMAVDVTNEGSIATMINRAVAEFGGIDVLCNHVGGSNPKKDLDLLRMDLAEWDRAMVLNARSTVVACRLALPHMIAAGGGSIINTVSVAGLTGDTLQCAYGAAKAAVIRLTQYIATQYGRKRVRCNAIAPGAIMTPALRDNLPEDVISDIQRHNALDLIGDPDDIGWAMVYLASEESRYMTGQTLVLDGGLTAQSPIASSRRSLLED comes from the coding sequence ATGAACCGTCTGACGGACAAGAAGATCGTCATCACCGGGGCCGCCAGCGGTATCGGGCGCGCAGCCGCGACCCTGATGGTCCAAGAGGGTGCCAGCGTCCTCATCGCCGATCTCGACCAGGATGCCGCCGCCCGCGCCGCAGTCGAACTCAGCGACGGCGCCGGCGGGCGGGCGGTCGGCATGGCGGTGGATGTGACAAACGAGGGTTCCATTGCCACCATGATCAACCGCGCCGTCGCCGAGTTCGGAGGCATCGACGTGCTCTGCAACCACGTAGGCGGCAGCAACCCGAAAAAAGATCTCGACCTGTTGCGTATGGATCTCGCCGAGTGGGACCGGGCTATGGTGCTCAACGCACGCAGCACTGTGGTTGCGTGCCGGTTGGCACTCCCCCACATGATCGCGGCTGGGGGTGGGTCGATCATCAACACGGTCTCGGTTGCAGGCCTGACAGGCGACACCCTCCAGTGCGCGTACGGCGCAGCGAAGGCCGCCGTGATCCGGCTGACCCAGTACATCGCCACCCAGTACGGTCGCAAACGTGTGCGGTGCAACGCCATTGCACCGGGTGCGATCATGACGCCCGCGCTGCGTGACAATCTGCCCGAGGACGTGATCTCCGACATTCAGCGCCACAATGCGCTGGACCTGATCGGGGACCCCGACGACATCGGGTGGGCGATGGTCTACCTGGCCTCCGAGGAGTCCCGCTACATGACCGGACAAACCCTGGTGCTCGACGGCGGTCTCACTGCCCAGAGCCCGATCGCCTCGAGCCGACGCTCCTTGCTCGAAGACTGA
- a CDS encoding osmoprotectant NAGGN system M42 family peptidase has protein sequence MGHAAVMSEADRAWMTDTLLSLLQTPSPTGRTDAVMQLIGDIFDGFGIPLSLTRRGAMIVELPGESATVGRAVVVHSDTTGCMVRGLKDNGRLEVIPVGTFSARFAAGARVRILSEDTEEFITGTILPLKASGHAFGDAVDTQITDWDHVEIRVDRKVSSREDLAKLGIRIGDYAPLIAGPVLTDDGFIVSRHLDDKAGVAVVLALVKYFTENAVVLPHRTTIMVTIAEEVGYGASTGLPPDIAELIAVDNAVCAPGQYSIEDGVTVPMSDLHGPYDYHLTRKLCRLAEEQGIPFARDVFRYYRSDAAAAIEAGANTRAALVGFGVDGSHGWERTHIDSLAATYSLLQAWLQTPLTFAEWDATPSRKGKLRDFPSWNEPAPREQWVTLSRSDPHT, from the coding sequence ATGGGCCACGCCGCAGTGATGTCCGAAGCCGACCGCGCGTGGATGACCGACACGCTGCTCTCGCTGTTGCAGACCCCGAGTCCGACGGGGCGCACCGACGCGGTGATGCAACTTATCGGCGACATCTTTGATGGTTTCGGCATACCGCTGTCGTTGACCCGCCGGGGGGCGATGATCGTCGAACTCCCGGGGGAGTCGGCGACCGTCGGCCGCGCGGTGGTGGTCCACTCGGACACCACCGGATGCATGGTGCGGGGCTTGAAGGACAACGGCCGTCTGGAGGTGATTCCGGTCGGTACCTTCTCGGCACGGTTCGCCGCGGGTGCCCGCGTGCGGATCCTCAGCGAGGACACCGAGGAGTTCATCACCGGCACGATCCTGCCTCTGAAGGCCAGTGGGCACGCGTTCGGCGACGCGGTGGACACCCAGATCACCGACTGGGACCACGTCGAGATCCGCGTCGACCGCAAGGTCAGCTCACGGGAGGACCTGGCGAAACTCGGCATCAGGATCGGTGACTACGCCCCCCTGATCGCCGGTCCCGTACTCACCGACGACGGCTTCATCGTCTCGCGTCATCTCGACGACAAGGCCGGCGTCGCGGTGGTCCTCGCGCTGGTTAAATACTTCACCGAGAACGCGGTGGTGCTGCCGCACCGCACCACGATCATGGTCACCATCGCAGAGGAGGTCGGCTACGGCGCCAGCACCGGCTTGCCACCCGATATCGCTGAGCTGATCGCGGTGGACAACGCGGTATGCGCTCCCGGGCAGTACTCGATCGAGGACGGTGTGACGGTCCCGATGTCGGATCTGCACGGCCCTTACGACTATCACCTGACCCGCAAGCTGTGCCGGCTCGCCGAGGAGCAGGGTATCCCGTTCGCGCGAGATGTGTTCCGGTACTACCGTTCCGATGCGGCCGCGGCGATCGAGGCGGGCGCGAACACCCGCGCTGCGTTGGTTGGTTTCGGGGTGGACGGCAGCCACGGGTGGGAGCGGACCCACATCGATTCGCTGGCTGCTACCTACAGCCTGCTCCAAGCGTGGCTGCAGACACCGTTGACATTCGCCGAGTGGGACGCCACCCCGTCGCGAAAGGGCAAATTGCGTGACTTCCCGTCGTGGAACGAGCCTGCCCCGCGTGAGCAGTGGGTGACACTGTCCCGAAGTGACCCCCACACTTGA
- a CDS encoding alkaline phosphatase D family protein — translation MAPIASGPMIPRRTLLRASLAGALLVPAAAALQACGSSGNGGSPTSTGLIVNRPRLTHGVATGDPRADGAMVWARSDSAARMVVETSATEAFSNPIRVEGPQLTPATDGTGRVRVTGLEPGQTVHYRVTLEGEDGATSEPVVGVFRTAPAQPQDIKFIWSGDVVGQGWGINRQGGMAIFGAMADRRPDFFVHSGDAIYADGPVPETQKQNDGGMYASVTAPAKDHVAQTLDDFRGNYAYNLTDEHYRRFNATVPQLVQWDDHEVTNNWFPGESLNGQNRKGYTETDADKLAGYAYQAWREWQPVEPAEAVDGRLHRKIPYGPLLDVFVLDMRSYKNPNPEAWAQSDDGGVLGPEQTQWLIDSLKKSTAVWKVVANDLPISIVVPDAATDPAGGPKSMEAVAQGDNGRPLGREIAFSRILSETKDVHNIVYLTADVHYTAAISYHPEQAAFADFAPFWEFVSGPLNAGAFPQSPLDGTFGARYEFVHAPTDKDTSPAQGFQHFGEVTIDSDSRALTVALCDASGTPLYSKELLPA, via the coding sequence ATGGCCCCCATTGCTTCCGGTCCGATGATCCCCCGCCGCACCTTGCTCCGTGCCTCGCTGGCCGGTGCGTTGCTCGTCCCCGCTGCGGCAGCGCTGCAGGCCTGCGGCTCCTCCGGCAACGGCGGGTCACCTACGAGCACCGGCCTGATCGTCAACCGCCCCCGCCTGACCCACGGTGTCGCCACCGGTGACCCAAGGGCGGACGGCGCGATGGTCTGGGCCCGCTCCGACTCCGCTGCTCGCATGGTCGTCGAAACCTCAGCCACCGAAGCGTTTTCGAACCCGATACGCGTCGAGGGACCGCAACTGACCCCGGCAACCGACGGCACGGGGCGAGTCCGCGTCACCGGCCTGGAGCCCGGACAGACGGTGCATTACCGGGTGACCCTGGAGGGCGAGGACGGTGCCACATCAGAGCCTGTAGTCGGTGTGTTCCGAACCGCTCCCGCACAACCTCAAGACATCAAGTTCATCTGGTCCGGAGATGTCGTCGGCCAGGGTTGGGGGATCAACCGGCAGGGCGGGATGGCGATCTTCGGCGCGATGGCTGACCGTCGACCGGACTTCTTCGTGCACTCCGGCGACGCGATCTACGCCGACGGCCCGGTTCCCGAGACGCAGAAACAGAACGACGGCGGCATGTACGCCAGCGTGACGGCGCCGGCCAAGGATCACGTAGCTCAGACTCTTGACGATTTCCGCGGCAATTACGCCTACAACCTCACCGACGAGCACTACCGACGGTTCAATGCCACAGTCCCGCAGTTGGTTCAGTGGGATGACCATGAGGTGACGAACAACTGGTTCCCCGGAGAGTCACTCAACGGCCAGAACCGCAAGGGCTACACAGAAACTGACGCGGACAAGCTCGCCGGTTATGCCTACCAGGCGTGGCGCGAGTGGCAGCCCGTCGAGCCGGCGGAGGCCGTGGACGGCCGACTGCATCGCAAGATCCCCTACGGCCCGCTGCTGGACGTCTTCGTCCTGGACATGCGCTCCTACAAGAACCCGAACCCCGAGGCGTGGGCCCAGTCCGACGACGGCGGCGTGCTGGGACCTGAACAGACGCAATGGCTGATCGACAGTCTGAAGAAGTCGACGGCGGTATGGAAGGTGGTCGCCAACGACCTGCCGATCAGCATCGTCGTACCCGACGCCGCCACCGATCCGGCCGGCGGCCCCAAGTCGATGGAAGCCGTCGCGCAGGGTGACAACGGCCGACCCTTGGGCCGTGAGATCGCCTTTTCCCGCATCTTGTCCGAGACCAAAGACGTACACAACATCGTGTACCTCACCGCTGACGTCCACTACACTGCGGCAATCTCCTACCACCCCGAGCAAGCGGCCTTCGCCGACTTCGCGCCATTCTGGGAGTTCGTGTCCGGGCCGCTGAACGCCGGTGCGTTTCCGCAGAGCCCGCTGGACGGCACCTTCGGCGCGCGCTACGAGTTCGTCCACGCGCCAACGGACAAGGACACCTCCCCCGCCCAGGGCTTCCAACATTTCGGTGAGGTGACCATCGACTCGGACTCCCGGGCATTGACGGTCGCCCTGTGCGATGCGTCCGGAACGCCGTTGTACTCCAAAGAGTTGTTGCCGGCGTAA
- a CDS encoding SRPBCC domain-containing protein — protein sequence MSTTAINPDLDLVLQRIIRAPRHAVWRAWTHPALLARWWTPAPTLTRVDQLQVRPGGGFVTQMSDDGTHFVPHTDSVFLVVEEDSRLVFTNTVDSRWRPATPEPVPMTAEIILAEHPEGTDYTAIVRHGDPVLRARHEELGFFEGWGAVTEALAELAESAMTS from the coding sequence ATGAGCACAACTGCAATCAACCCCGATCTCGATCTCGTTCTACAGCGGATCATCCGGGCACCGCGGCACGCGGTGTGGCGTGCGTGGACCCATCCTGCCCTCCTGGCTCGGTGGTGGACCCCAGCGCCTACGCTCACCCGCGTCGACCAGCTCCAGGTACGGCCCGGCGGCGGTTTCGTCACCCAAATGAGCGACGACGGAACTCATTTCGTTCCGCACACCGATTCTGTGTTCCTCGTCGTCGAAGAGGACTCCCGACTGGTATTCACCAACACGGTCGACAGCAGGTGGCGGCCTGCGACACCAGAACCGGTACCCATGACAGCGGAGATCATCCTGGCTGAGCATCCTGAGGGCACGGACTACACGGCCATCGTGCGCCACGGCGATCCAGTTCTCCGCGCCCGCCACGAGGAACTCGGCTTTTTCGAGGGCTGGGGTGCTGTCACAGAGGCACTCGCCGAACTCGCCGAGAGCGCAATGACATCGTGA
- a CDS encoding ArsR/SmtB family transcription factor, which yields MDKYDPELDGLFVALADPTRRAVIRRLGSGPASVGELARPFSMALPSFMKHVRALEANGLIRTTKSGRVRTCTLDRTRLSLVNDWLAEQRNIWETRTDRLEQLVTEEETK from the coding sequence GTGGATAAGTATGACCCTGAGCTGGACGGCCTCTTCGTCGCCCTTGCGGACCCCACGCGCCGGGCGGTCATTCGGCGACTCGGCAGCGGCCCTGCCAGCGTTGGCGAGCTCGCGAGGCCGTTCTCCATGGCGTTGCCTTCGTTCATGAAGCATGTGCGCGCACTCGAAGCAAACGGATTGATACGCACGACCAAGTCCGGCCGGGTGCGAACCTGCACGCTCGACCGCACGCGGCTCTCCCTGGTGAATGACTGGCTGGCCGAGCAGCGAAACATCTGGGAGACCCGCACCGACCGGCTCGAACAACTCGTCACCGAAGAGGAGACCAAATGA
- a CDS encoding SDR family NAD(P)-dependent oxidoreductase → MTSNTPVVHGSWAMVTGSTSGIGRETALRLSEDGYSIVVCGRDRDRAAETRTLIESAGGRAVDLVADFNDPAAVHALVAETHRILDGGTVDVLVNNAGGGGFSRTEDTTDDMFDSVFNLNVKAPYILTGAFAPTMAERGRGAIVNVGSLSTTMAAAGTSAFQAAKAALDMLTKSWTAEYGPRGVRVNSVDPGYILTPINEHIRDMYQGYLASVPAGRGGTPEEVAEAIRFLVSPRASYIQGTVLTVDGGKNAVVAM, encoded by the coding sequence ATGACGTCGAATACTCCTGTGGTGCATGGTTCTTGGGCCATGGTCACCGGTTCCACGAGCGGAATCGGGCGGGAGACCGCCCTGCGGTTGTCCGAGGACGGTTACTCCATCGTGGTCTGCGGCCGAGATAGGGACCGGGCCGCCGAGACTCGAACGCTGATCGAGTCGGCCGGCGGGCGTGCAGTAGACCTGGTCGCCGACTTCAACGATCCTGCAGCGGTACACGCCCTGGTCGCCGAGACGCACAGGATCCTCGACGGCGGCACCGTGGATGTGCTGGTCAACAACGCCGGCGGCGGCGGGTTCTCGCGAACCGAAGACACGACCGATGACATGTTCGACTCGGTGTTCAACCTCAACGTGAAAGCGCCCTACATCCTCACCGGAGCCTTCGCGCCCACGATGGCCGAGCGCGGACGAGGAGCGATCGTCAACGTCGGCAGTCTCAGCACCACCATGGCTGCTGCGGGAACCAGTGCCTTCCAGGCGGCGAAGGCGGCTCTGGACATGCTGACGAAGTCGTGGACCGCCGAATATGGCCCCCGCGGCGTACGGGTCAACTCTGTCGATCCTGGATACATCCTCACCCCCATCAACGAGCACATACGCGACATGTACCAGGGATACCTCGCCAGCGTGCCCGCAGGTCGCGGCGGCACCCCCGAGGAAGTCGCCGAGGCCATCCGATTCCTGGTCTCACCGCGCGCCTCCTACATCCAGGGGACTGTGCTCACCGTCGACGGCGGCAAGAACGCCGTCGTCGCAATGTGA
- a CDS encoding nuclear transport factor 2 family protein: MFDVQTFPPVTITKSMSPERAPRRALQTAVAAGILGIALAGCGSTMSTPAAPPPVTTEGPSMPAATASDPLVLDRLREAINSGDATRVADCFTADFQAELPHHPERNFTGAERVLANWTAIFNTAPHLNAKVLRSVASGPEIWSEWEITGVNTAGAPVLFAGPVILTTRNGQINWVRFYLEPVGAIPG, translated from the coding sequence GTGTTTGATGTCCAGACGTTCCCGCCGGTCACGATCACCAAGTCGATGTCACCAGAACGCGCTCCTCGTCGGGCTCTGCAGACCGCAGTTGCGGCGGGCATTCTCGGCATTGCGCTGGCCGGCTGCGGGTCGACGATGTCCACTCCGGCGGCACCGCCGCCGGTCACAACGGAGGGACCCTCGATGCCTGCCGCCACCGCTTCGGACCCGCTCGTTCTCGACCGGCTCCGCGAGGCCATCAATTCCGGCGACGCCACGCGGGTGGCGGACTGCTTCACCGCCGATTTCCAGGCAGAACTGCCCCATCATCCGGAGCGGAACTTCACCGGCGCCGAGCGCGTCCTCGCCAACTGGACGGCGATCTTCAACACCGCGCCCCATCTCAACGCCAAAGTACTGCGCTCTGTGGCCAGCGGTCCGGAGATCTGGTCAGAGTGGGAGATCACCGGCGTCAACACCGCTGGTGCCCCGGTACTGTTCGCCGGCCCCGTGATCCTCACCACCCGCAACGGCCAAATCAACTGGGTCCGTTTCTATCTCGAGCCTGTCGGGGCGATACCTGGCTGA